One genomic segment of Halomarina pelagica includes these proteins:
- a CDS encoding carbohydrate ABC transporter permease, translating into MARSSYEYPGYDRSGAGYWSKTALLYGAVTAGALWMTLPFWWALSTSISVDPSAATVAFVPNGVTLDHFVTLWERDDVLIGRWFVNTVIFAGAVTAFNLTFDSLAGYALAKIDFWGREKLFLGFVSTMMIPGMVTLIPVYLILTKLGWINTYQGLVAPLIANPFGIFLLRQHFKSLPSALGDAAKIDGCNELQTFYKVYLPLAKPALATLGIFTFMGAWKNFQWPLIIATDQNMYTLPIALFAVRNQYFAKWGLMMAATVVIVAPVIVAFLAAQNYFIRGMSLSGMKG; encoded by the coding sequence ATGGCCCGCTCGAGCTACGAGTACCCCGGCTACGACCGGTCGGGGGCCGGGTACTGGTCGAAGACGGCGCTGCTGTACGGGGCGGTGACCGCGGGCGCGCTCTGGATGACGCTGCCGTTCTGGTGGGCGCTGTCGACGTCGATCTCCGTTGACCCCTCCGCGGCGACGGTCGCGTTCGTCCCGAACGGCGTGACGCTCGACCACTTCGTCACCCTCTGGGAACGCGACGACGTGCTGATCGGCCGCTGGTTCGTCAACACGGTGATCTTCGCCGGCGCGGTCACGGCGTTCAACCTCACGTTCGACAGCCTCGCCGGCTACGCCCTCGCGAAGATCGACTTCTGGGGGCGCGAGAAGCTCTTTCTCGGGTTCGTCTCGACGATGATGATCCCGGGGATGGTGACGCTGATCCCGGTCTACCTCATCCTCACGAAACTCGGGTGGATCAACACGTACCAGGGGCTCGTCGCGCCGCTCATCGCGAACCCCTTCGGGATCTTCCTGCTCCGACAGCACTTCAAGAGCCTCCCCAGCGCGCTGGGGGACGCGGCGAAGATCGACGGCTGCAACGAGCTACAGACGTTCTACAAGGTGTATCTCCCGCTGGCGAAGCCGGCGCTCGCGACCCTCGGCATCTTCACGTTCATGGGGGCGTGGAAGAACTTCCAGTGGCCGCTCATCATCGCGACCGATCAGAACATGTACACGCTCCCGATCGCCCTCTTCGCGGTGCGCAACCAGTACTTCGCGAAGTGGGGGCTGATGATGGCCGCGACCGTCGTGATCGTCGCACCCGTCATCGTCGCGTTCCTCGCCGCGCAGAACTACTTCATCCGGGGCATGTCGCTGAGCGGCATGAAGGGGTAG